A genome region from Paludibacterium sp. B53371 includes the following:
- the gspK gene encoding type II secretion system minor pseudopilin GspK, producing the protein MRRQSGMAVIMALLLVALAASAASLVLWQQGLWWQQVEVDRQRAQMRLLLDAQLAWAATRLHSRAIVALNQSWARPWQGSEGDYHWQARLHDLQSRLNLNALGLPDGRVNQDMLEAYQRLLQSLQLPGTLADQLVRWQGLRPADGQGGSGQAVRGLRDWRQLAEVSGYTPAVMQRLGPLVSLLPSSFSRINLNTAPLPLLQALLPEVAPAALARVLQQRRTLPFRDQADFASRVGAAAVLRPSLFATSSVLFQLHGVVRHQRAERHVEAILQVEAGRVRLLRRAEPGALPPLAE; encoded by the coding sequence ATGAGGCGTCAGTCCGGCATGGCGGTGATCATGGCGCTGTTACTGGTGGCGCTGGCCGCTTCGGCCGCCAGTCTGGTGTTGTGGCAACAGGGGCTGTGGTGGCAGCAGGTGGAAGTGGATCGTCAGCGGGCTCAGATGCGCTTGCTGCTGGATGCCCAGCTGGCCTGGGCGGCAACCCGTCTGCATAGTCGTGCCATCGTGGCGCTGAACCAGTCCTGGGCCCGTCCCTGGCAGGGTAGTGAGGGTGACTATCACTGGCAGGCCCGGCTGCATGACTTGCAGTCAAGGTTGAACCTCAATGCACTGGGTCTGCCGGACGGGCGAGTCAATCAGGACATGCTCGAGGCCTATCAGCGGCTGTTGCAGTCCTTGCAGCTGCCGGGGACGCTGGCCGATCAACTGGTGCGCTGGCAGGGGCTGCGCCCGGCTGATGGCCAGGGCGGCAGTGGTCAAGCGGTACGCGGATTGCGCGACTGGCGGCAACTGGCCGAGGTCAGTGGCTACACCCCGGCCGTCATGCAGCGTTTGGGTCCGCTGGTAAGTCTGCTGCCGAGCTCCTTCAGCCGAATCAATCTGAACACGGCGCCCTTGCCGCTGTTGCAGGCCTTGTTGCCGGAGGTGGCGCCGGCTGCGCTGGCGCGTGTCTTGCAGCAGCGTCGTACCTTGCCGTTTCGTGATCAGGCGGATTTTGCCAGTCGGGTCGGGGCTGCTGCCGTGTTGCGCCCCAGCTTGTTTGCGACCAGCTCGGTGCTGTTTCAGTTGCATGGTGTCGTCCGGCATCAGCGTGCCGAGCGCCATGTCGAGGCCATCCTGCAAGTGGAGGCCGGGCGGGTGCGCCTGCTTCGGCGGGCAGAACCGGGGGCCTTGCCCCCTCTTGCGGAGTGA
- the gspD gene encoding type II secretion system secretin GspD — protein MPRHHLAGLLFLLAALNTPLGATPAGRESVTLNFANADIETVVRAIGEMTGHNFLLDPRIKGTVNIISSQPVSRALAYQILLSSLRLQGFSAVEGEGVVKIVPESDAKLHARVATRGGQGGERLITRVFTLKNSNAAQLLPVIRPIVSPNNALSAFAQANALVVTDYADNLRRIESIVASLEGVADSQTAVVPLLYASASELATTLGKLLQDAGSEGSRLIINADSRANVLLVRADLPGRLNQVRQLVQMLDQPSQAGANVRVVYLKNADAARVAQTLRALLSSSAAPLAETRKSSLPSSPAASGIGQGQVAGNQDAGSSNAAPLAADPAAAPDGSAAGNTPASTLVQADTASNALILNVPDSMYRNLRNVIDLLDRRRAQVHVETLVMEVSAQRLQELGVRWQALQTQPGSGSAGGNTLALQLGSQGLGLTAGSGAGVLHVKGLGNVLDLTVLARALETEAQGNILSNPTLMATDNEPARIEVGQEIAVQTGQYSNLGSGSNTASPFTTYDRKTVGLKLAIVPQISEGGSIRMKILQTASSIDPASANSTLPTFNIRSVETSVTVEDGGIIAIGGLIQETVSNNQDKIPLLGDIPGLGWLFRHQVKARNKTNLLVFLKPTIVRDDGGARAIAEERYRYILGDSYARRTSPLALDARSALEALPSGIKSLQGEGGAP, from the coding sequence ATGCCGCGCCACCACCTGGCGGGGCTGCTGTTCCTGCTGGCCGCACTGAACACGCCGCTTGGCGCCACGCCGGCGGGCAGGGAGAGTGTCACGCTCAATTTTGCCAATGCCGATATCGAGACCGTGGTGCGCGCCATCGGCGAGATGACCGGGCACAACTTCCTGCTCGACCCGCGCATCAAAGGTACCGTCAACATCATCTCCTCCCAGCCGGTGTCAAGGGCGCTGGCCTACCAGATCCTGCTGTCCTCACTGCGTCTGCAGGGCTTCAGCGCGGTCGAGGGGGAGGGGGTGGTCAAGATCGTGCCCGAGTCGGATGCCAAGCTGCACGCCCGTGTCGCGACCCGGGGCGGTCAGGGCGGCGAGCGACTGATCACCCGGGTCTTCACCCTGAAAAACAGCAATGCGGCACAGTTGCTGCCGGTCATCCGGCCGATCGTGTCTCCCAACAATGCCTTGTCCGCCTTTGCCCAGGCCAATGCGCTGGTGGTGACGGACTACGCCGACAACCTGCGCCGCATCGAAAGCATCGTGGCCAGCCTGGAGGGCGTGGCCGACAGTCAGACGGCCGTGGTTCCCTTGCTTTATGCCTCGGCCAGTGAGCTGGCGACGACGCTGGGCAAGCTGCTGCAGGATGCCGGCAGTGAGGGCAGCCGGCTGATCATCAATGCCGACAGCCGGGCCAATGTGTTGCTGGTGCGTGCCGACCTGCCGGGGCGGCTTAACCAGGTGCGGCAACTGGTGCAGATGCTGGATCAGCCCAGCCAGGCCGGTGCCAATGTACGGGTGGTGTACCTGAAAAACGCCGATGCCGCCCGCGTGGCGCAAACCTTGCGAGCCCTGCTGAGCAGCAGTGCCGCCCCGCTGGCCGAAACGCGCAAGAGCAGCCTGCCCTCATCCCCCGCCGCCAGCGGGATCGGCCAGGGGCAGGTCGCCGGCAATCAGGACGCCGGCAGCAGCAATGCCGCACCCCTGGCGGCCGATCCGGCGGCAGCGCCCGACGGATCCGCCGCCGGCAACACCCCGGCCAGTACGCTGGTGCAGGCTGATACCGCCAGCAATGCCCTGATTCTCAATGTGCCGGACAGCATGTATCGCAACCTGCGCAATGTGATCGACCTGCTGGATCGCCGGCGCGCTCAGGTCCATGTCGAGACCCTGGTCATGGAGGTCTCGGCACAGCGTCTGCAGGAGTTGGGCGTGCGCTGGCAGGCGCTGCAGACACAGCCCGGCAGTGGGTCGGCCGGCGGCAATACGCTGGCGCTGCAGTTGGGCAGTCAGGGGCTGGGACTCACGGCCGGAAGCGGGGCTGGTGTCTTGCACGTCAAGGGGCTGGGCAATGTGCTGGACCTGACGGTGCTGGCCCGCGCACTCGAGACCGAGGCTCAGGGCAATATCCTCTCCAACCCGACGCTGATGGCAACCGACAATGAACCGGCGCGCATCGAGGTCGGCCAGGAAATCGCGGTACAGACCGGTCAGTACAGCAATCTCGGCTCAGGCAGCAATACGGCCTCGCCCTTTACCACCTATGACCGCAAGACGGTCGGCCTCAAGCTGGCCATCGTGCCGCAGATCTCCGAGGGCGGCAGCATTCGCATGAAGATCCTGCAGACGGCCTCCTCCATTGATCCGGCCAGTGCCAACTCCACTCTCCCGACCTTCAACATCCGCTCGGTGGAAACCTCGGTCACGGTCGAGGATGGCGGCATCATCGCCATCGGCGGGCTGATCCAGGAGACCGTCAGCAACAATCAGGACAAGATCCCGCTGCTGGGCGACATCCCCGGTCTGGGCTGGCTGTTCCGGCATCAGGTGAAGGCCCGCAACAAAACCAATCTGCTGGTGTTCCTCAAACCGACCATCGTGCGGGATGACGGCGGTGCGCGCGCCATCGCCGAAGAGCGCTATCGCTACATTCTGGGCGACAGCTATGCGCGCCGGACGAGCCCGCTGGCGCTGGATGCCCGCAGCGCGCTGGAAGCGCTGCCCAGCGGCATCAAGTCGCTGCAGGGGGAGGGCGGCGCACCATGA
- a CDS encoding prepilin-type N-terminal cleavage/methylation domain-containing protein: MRGFTLLEVLVVMAIIGILTTTLTLSISPDTHRQLQEESYRLARMLEQGVAMAEEGDPLALRWQPAGYAFVRRDVAGRWQPAGDDFFAAHAWPEGVQAQILRAPAAQPWPLWQQGQSPWLVLRLTGGGHQVDLSLSPLGRVSLDGAAP, translated from the coding sequence ATGCGCGGCTTCACCCTGCTTGAGGTGCTGGTGGTCATGGCCATCATCGGCATCCTGACCACCACCCTGACCCTGTCGATCAGCCCGGACACGCATCGCCAATTGCAGGAAGAAAGCTATCGTCTGGCGCGGATGCTGGAGCAGGGCGTCGCCATGGCAGAGGAGGGCGACCCGCTGGCGCTGCGCTGGCAACCGGCCGGCTATGCCTTCGTGCGGCGCGATGTCGCCGGGCGCTGGCAGCCGGCCGGCGATGACTTCTTTGCGGCGCATGCCTGGCCGGAAGGGGTTCAGGCGCAGATTCTGCGTGCCCCTGCCGCGCAGCCCTGGCCGCTGTGGCAGCAAGGGCAGAGCCCCTGGCTGGTTTTGCGTCTGACCGGCGGCGGGCATCAGGTGGATTTGAGTCTGTCGCCGCTGGGTCGGGTCTCGCTGGACGGCGCGGCGCCATGA
- the gspE gene encoding type II secretion system ATPase GspE, with the protein MSRRLPFAFARDQGVLLLPDGSWQVREDAAPEGWSEVLRLFGPPAQVVLLTETAFGQALAAHYAEHDGAAGVVEDIGQTLDIARLIESLPTVEDLLESEGDAPIIRMINALLAQALREQASDIHIEPFEGYSVVRFRLDGTLRDIARPHRALHAAMVSRIKIMASLDIAERRLPQDGRISLRLGGRPVDVRVSTLPTGFGERVVLRLLDKEAARLDLGALGMPPDTLAAVDRVIRQPHGILLVTGPTGSGKTTTLYAALSRLDADQTNIMTVEDPVEYHLPGIGQTQVNARIDMSFARALRAILRQDPDVIMIGEIRDLETAQIAIQASLTGHLVLATLHTNDAVSAVTRLVDMGVEPFLLASSLLAVMAQRLVRRCCPDCRTTRAGPVRHACQTCGGSGYRGRTGLYELLLVDAELQRLIHGAASEQQLRQHAQTQGMRSLRDDGLRLVERGETTQEEVLRVTRT; encoded by the coding sequence ATGAGCCGTCGTCTGCCCTTTGCCTTTGCCCGTGATCAGGGCGTGCTGCTGCTGCCGGATGGCAGCTGGCAGGTGCGCGAGGATGCGGCGCCGGAGGGATGGAGTGAGGTGCTGCGCCTGTTCGGCCCACCGGCACAGGTCGTCCTGCTGACGGAGACGGCCTTCGGCCAGGCCCTGGCGGCGCACTATGCCGAGCATGACGGGGCGGCCGGCGTGGTCGAGGACATCGGCCAGACCCTGGATATTGCCCGGCTGATCGAGTCCCTGCCCACGGTGGAAGATCTGCTGGAGAGCGAGGGCGATGCCCCGATCATCCGCATGATCAATGCGCTGCTGGCGCAGGCCTTGCGCGAGCAGGCCTCCGACATCCACATCGAGCCCTTCGAGGGGTATTCGGTGGTGCGCTTTCGCCTGGACGGCACGCTGCGCGACATTGCCCGTCCGCACCGGGCATTGCATGCCGCCATGGTGTCGCGCATCAAGATCATGGCCAGCCTGGATATTGCCGAGCGGCGCCTGCCGCAGGATGGCCGCATCTCGCTGCGCCTTGGGGGGCGGCCGGTCGACGTCCGGGTCTCGACCCTGCCGACCGGCTTTGGCGAGCGGGTGGTGCTGCGTCTGCTGGACAAAGAGGCCGCCCGCCTGGACCTGGGCGCGCTGGGCATGCCGCCCGACACCCTGGCGGCCGTCGACCGGGTGATTCGTCAGCCGCACGGCATCCTGCTGGTGACCGGGCCGACCGGCTCGGGCAAGACCACCACCCTGTATGCAGCCCTGTCGCGGCTGGATGCCGATCAGACCAACATCATGACCGTCGAGGACCCGGTGGAGTACCACCTGCCGGGTATTGGCCAGACCCAGGTGAATGCCCGCATCGACATGAGCTTTGCCCGTGCCCTGCGCGCCATCCTGCGCCAGGACCCGGATGTCATCATGATCGGCGAGATCCGCGATCTGGAAACCGCCCAGATCGCCATTCAGGCCTCGCTGACCGGCCATCTGGTGCTGGCTACCCTGCATACCAATGATGCCGTCAGTGCCGTGACGCGGCTGGTGGACATGGGGGTGGAGCCATTTCTGCTGGCCTCGTCGCTGCTGGCGGTCATGGCGCAACGGCTGGTGCGACGCTGTTGCCCGGATTGCCGCACCACACGGGCGGGGCCGGTGAGGCATGCCTGCCAGACCTGCGGTGGTAGTGGCTACCGTGGTCGTACCGGTCTGTACGAGTTGTTGCTGGTTGATGCCGAATTGCAGCGGCTGATCCACGGCGCGGCCTCGGAACAGCAACTGCGGCAGCACGCGCAGACGCAGGGAATGCGCAGTCTGCGCGATGATGGTCTGCGGCTTGTCGAGCGCGGCGAGACCACTCAGGAAGAAGTCTTGCGTGTGACCCGGACCTGA
- the gspF gene encoding type II secretion system inner membrane protein GspF has protein sequence MASYRYQALDKDGRRLRGTLQAESARQARSRLREQGLMPLTLQLPGRQRRLRLPAGSLVLLTQQLSTLLEAGLPLERALSAVIEQTGQGPARQVLEALRTDILQGQSLAGALSQRPGVFSPLYRALIEAGEQSGRLDSVLVRLADYLARRASARQKLIQALAYPLAVMLVALLVVSGLMTWVVPQVVGVFVQSHQTLPWLTRALMALSAGLREWGWLLLPGLLSVVLCLRRLLSRPAWRRRSESLLLALPLFGSLLLAINTARMASTLAILVSSGVPLLSALATVQPLLGCLLLRDAMDEVMTQVREGQPLSRALAARGCFPPVLVHLVGSGESSGTLALMLERAALQQQQEVERRLGTMSALMEPLLILCMGGVVLVIVLAIMLPIIDMNQMVH, from the coding sequence ATGGCCAGCTATCGCTATCAGGCACTCGACAAGGACGGACGGCGCCTCCGTGGAACACTGCAGGCCGAAAGTGCGCGCCAGGCACGCAGCCGCCTGCGCGAACAGGGGCTGATGCCGCTGACGTTGCAGTTGCCAGGCCGGCAGCGGCGCCTGCGCCTGCCGGCCGGCAGTCTGGTGTTGCTGACCCAGCAGTTGTCCACCTTGCTGGAGGCCGGGTTGCCGCTGGAACGAGCGCTCAGCGCCGTCATCGAGCAGACCGGTCAGGGCCCGGCACGGCAGGTGCTGGAAGCGCTGCGCACGGACATTCTGCAGGGGCAAAGTCTGGCCGGGGCGCTGTCCCAGCGTCCCGGCGTGTTTTCGCCGCTGTACCGTGCGCTGATCGAGGCCGGGGAACAGAGTGGCCGTCTGGACAGCGTGCTGGTCCGGCTGGCCGACTATCTGGCCCGGCGTGCCAGCGCAAGGCAGAAACTGATTCAGGCGCTGGCCTATCCGCTGGCCGTCATGCTGGTTGCTTTGCTGGTGGTCAGCGGCCTGATGACCTGGGTGGTGCCGCAGGTTGTCGGGGTGTTTGTCCAGAGCCATCAGACGCTGCCGTGGCTGACGCGGGCCCTGATGGCCCTGTCCGCCGGCTTGCGTGAATGGGGCTGGCTGCTGTTGCCTGGCCTGCTGAGTGTGGTGCTGTGCCTGCGCCGCCTGTTATCGCGGCCGGCATGGCGCCGGCGCAGCGAGTCCCTGCTGCTCGCCCTGCCATTGTTTGGCAGTCTGCTGCTGGCCATCAACACGGCCCGCATGGCCAGCACGCTGGCGATCCTGGTGTCCAGCGGCGTGCCGTTGTTGTCTGCTCTGGCCACCGTCCAGCCGCTGCTCGGCTGTCTGCTGCTGCGTGACGCCATGGACGAGGTCATGACCCAGGTGCGCGAAGGGCAGCCGCTGTCGCGTGCCCTGGCGGCACGCGGCTGTTTTCCCCCGGTGCTGGTGCACCTGGTGGGCAGCGGAGAGTCCAGCGGGACCCTGGCGCTGATGCTGGAGCGGGCCGCCCTGCAGCAGCAACAGGAGGTCGAGCGACGGCTGGGCACCATGAGCGCACTGATGGAACCGCTGCTGATTCTGTGCATGGGGGGCGTGGTGCTGGTGATCGTGCTGGCCATCATGCTGCCGATCATCGACATGAACCAGATGGTGCACTGA
- the gspG gene encoding type II secretion system major pseudopilin GspG: protein MQSSAKMQRGFTLIEIMVVIVILGVLGALVVPKVMSRPDEARVVAARQDINALMQALKLYRLDNGRYPTTVQGLQALIQQPATPPLPRNWKPGGYLERLPLDPWGTPYRYLNPGAHGEIDLWSLGADGQPGGSGVNGDIGNWMQ, encoded by the coding sequence ATGCAGTCATCGGCCAAGATGCAGCGCGGCTTCACCCTGATCGAAATCATGGTGGTCATCGTCATCCTCGGGGTATTGGGCGCCCTGGTGGTGCCCAAGGTCATGAGCCGCCCGGATGAGGCCCGGGTGGTGGCGGCACGCCAGGACATCAATGCCCTGATGCAGGCGCTCAAACTGTACCGCCTGGACAACGGTCGTTACCCGACCACGGTCCAGGGCTTGCAGGCGCTGATCCAGCAGCCGGCCACGCCGCCGCTGCCGCGCAACTGGAAACCCGGCGGTTATCTCGAGCGACTGCCGCTTGATCCCTGGGGGACGCCGTATCGTTATCTCAATCCCGGGGCGCATGGCGAGATCGATCTGTGGAGTCTGGGGGCCGATGGCCAGCCGGGCGGCAGCGGGGTCAATGGCGATATCGGCAACTGGATGCAGTGA
- a CDS encoding acyl-CoA dehydrogenase has protein sequence MNYKAPLKELNFVLNQIAELPSVCSLPGYEDCSVELVEAILEEGAKFAEQELAPINRQGDQGARWHDGEVTAAPGFKQAWKGYVESGWVGLRAPAAYGGQGLPALVALAAEEMWCSANLAFSLAPMLTLGAIEAIEHHASEALKDLYLPRMATGEWTGTMNLTEPQAGSDLAQVRTRAEAQADGSYRISGQKIFITWGEHDMADNIVHLVLARLPDAPAGVKGISLFIVPKFLVNADGSLGARNDVRCVSIEHKLGIHGSPTAVMSFGDQGGAVGYLVGELNKGLAYMFTMMNHARLGVGVEGLAVSERAYQAAVNYARERVQSRAVGAADAAGVPIIRHPDIRRMLMTMRAQIEAQRALACYAAAALDRAGHHPVPEERARNQALLNFLIPIVKGWNTEQANEITSMAIQVHGGMGYIEETGVAQYYRDARITAIYEGTTGIQALDLIGRKTAGDQGAVAQGLLEEVLVTVRELEAAGQSGLARNLRRAAADASRAIGFVLEHFTTRPEWPAAGSVPFLKLMGIVLGGWQMGRAALIAQRGLTEEGADQDFLQSKLVTARFYGEHLLPQTAGLAHAIVEGAESVLELGEASF, from the coding sequence ATGAACTACAAGGCACCGCTGAAAGAGCTCAATTTCGTGCTCAACCAGATTGCCGAGCTGCCATCGGTCTGCAGCCTGCCGGGCTATGAGGATTGCAGCGTTGAACTGGTGGAGGCCATCCTGGAGGAGGGCGCCAAGTTCGCCGAACAGGAATTGGCACCGATCAACCGCCAGGGAGATCAGGGGGCACGCTGGCACGATGGCGAGGTGACCGCCGCCCCGGGCTTCAAGCAGGCCTGGAAGGGCTATGTCGAGTCCGGCTGGGTCGGCCTGCGCGCCCCGGCAGCCTATGGCGGCCAGGGCCTGCCGGCCCTGGTGGCGCTGGCGGCCGAAGAAATGTGGTGTTCGGCCAACCTGGCTTTTTCCCTGGCACCGATGCTGACCCTGGGGGCCATCGAAGCGATCGAACACCATGCCAGCGAGGCCCTCAAGGACCTCTACCTGCCGCGCATGGCGACCGGCGAATGGACCGGCACCATGAACCTGACCGAACCGCAGGCCGGTTCCGATCTGGCGCAGGTCCGCACTCGGGCCGAAGCCCAGGCCGACGGCAGCTACCGCATCAGTGGCCAGAAGATCTTCATCACCTGGGGCGAGCATGACATGGCGGACAACATCGTCCATCTGGTGCTGGCCCGACTGCCGGATGCCCCGGCCGGCGTCAAGGGCATCTCGCTGTTCATCGTGCCCAAGTTCCTGGTCAATGCCGATGGCAGCCTCGGCGCCCGCAACGATGTGCGCTGCGTGTCGATCGAACACAAGCTGGGCATTCACGGCAGCCCGACTGCCGTGATGAGTTTTGGCGATCAGGGCGGCGCCGTCGGCTATCTGGTGGGCGAGCTGAACAAAGGCCTGGCCTATATGTTCACCATGATGAACCATGCCCGTCTCGGCGTCGGGGTAGAGGGGCTGGCAGTGTCCGAGCGCGCCTATCAGGCCGCGGTCAACTATGCCCGCGAGCGCGTGCAAAGCCGTGCCGTCGGCGCCGCCGATGCCGCAGGCGTACCGATCATTCGCCATCCAGATATCCGCCGCATGCTGATGACCATGCGGGCGCAGATCGAGGCGCAACGGGCACTGGCCTGCTATGCCGCCGCCGCACTGGATCGTGCCGGCCATCATCCGGTACCGGAAGAGCGTGCACGCAACCAGGCACTGCTGAATTTCCTCATCCCCATCGTCAAAGGCTGGAATACCGAACAGGCCAATGAGATCACCTCGATGGCCATCCAGGTACACGGTGGCATGGGCTATATCGAGGAGACCGGCGTGGCGCAGTACTACCGCGACGCGCGCATCACGGCGATTTACGAAGGCACGACCGGTATCCAGGCGCTGGATCTGATCGGCCGCAAGACTGCCGGTGACCAGGGCGCCGTGGCGCAGGGGCTGCTGGAAGAGGTTCTGGTGACGGTGCGCGAGCTGGAGGCTGCCGGGCAGAGCGGTCTGGCGCGCAATTTGCGTCGTGCCGCAGCAGACGCCAGTCGCGCCATCGGTTTCGTGCTCGAACATTTCACTACCCGGCCGGAATGGCCGGCAGCCGGCTCGGTACCCTTCCTCAAGCTGATGGGTATCGTACTCGGCGGCTGGCAAATGGGACGGGCAGCGCTGATTGCCCAGCGTGGCTTGACCGAGGAGGGCGCCGATCAGGATTTCCTGCAGTCCAAGCTGGTCACCGCGCGCTTTTATGGCGAACACCTGCTGCCGCAGACCGCCGGCCTGGCGCATGCCATCGTCGAAGGGGCCGAAAGCGTGCTGGAGCTGGGCGAAGCCAGCTTCTGA
- a CDS encoding electron transfer flavoprotein subunit alpha/FixB family protein, which produces MAILVIAEHDHHSLKAGTLNTVAAAGKIGGEIHLLVAGQGCAAVAEAARQVAGVSKVLLADDALYAHGLAENLANLVLGLAKGYSHVLAPATASGKNFLPRVAALLDVAQISDIVAVESPNVFVRPIYAGNVLATVESADSVKVITVRTTAFDPVAASGGSAAVENIAAAADAGVSRFVSQELTKSDRPELAAASIIVSGGRALGSADQFQAVLAPLADKLGAALGASRAAVDAGYAPNDLQVGQTGKVVAPQLYVAVGISGAIQHLAGMKDSKVIVAINKDEEAPIFQVADYGIVGDLFTVVPELLAELSKG; this is translated from the coding sequence ATGGCCATTCTTGTTATTGCTGAACACGATCATCACAGCCTGAAAGCAGGCACCCTGAACACCGTTGCTGCGGCCGGCAAGATCGGCGGCGAGATTCACCTGCTGGTGGCCGGCCAGGGTTGCGCCGCCGTTGCCGAAGCGGCCCGTCAGGTCGCCGGCGTGAGCAAGGTGTTGCTGGCCGACGATGCGCTGTATGCCCACGGTCTGGCTGAAAATCTGGCCAATCTGGTGCTGGGTCTGGCCAAGGGCTACAGCCATGTGCTGGCGCCGGCCACCGCCAGCGGCAAGAACTTCCTGCCGCGCGTCGCCGCCCTGTTGGACGTGGCGCAGATCTCCGACATCGTGGCCGTCGAATCGCCCAATGTCTTCGTGCGCCCGATCTACGCCGGTAACGTGCTGGCTACGGTCGAGTCTGCCGACAGCGTCAAGGTGATCACCGTGCGTACCACGGCCTTTGATCCCGTGGCTGCCAGCGGCGGCAGCGCTGCCGTGGAGAACATTGCCGCTGCCGCGGATGCCGGTGTGTCGCGCTTTGTCTCGCAGGAGCTGACCAAGTCGGATCGTCCCGAACTGGCCGCCGCCAGCATCATCGTGTCGGGCGGGCGTGCCCTGGGTTCGGCCGATCAGTTCCAGGCCGTCCTGGCGCCGCTGGCCGACAAGCTGGGCGCGGCACTCGGGGCCTCGCGCGCCGCCGTGGATGCCGGTTATGCGCCCAATGACCTGCAGGTCGGTCAGACCGGCAAGGTGGTGGCGCCGCAGCTGTATGTTGCCGTCGGGATCTCCGGTGCCATTCAGCATCTGGCCGGCATGAAGGATTCCAAGGTCATCGTGGCCATCAACAAGGACGAAGAGGCACCGATTTTCCAGGTGGCGGATTACGGCATTGTCGGCGATCTGTTCACCGTGGTGCCCGAGCTGCTGGCTGAACTGTCCAAGGGCTGA
- a CDS encoding type II secretion system protein J, whose translation MTAPSARQQGMTLIELLVAMSLMAILSVLGYQGFSALLIARERLLSVSAQWVDLARVFARVGHDLDRLPPLDGADPRPRLLLQGEPTNQVLSVWLPGTPSPGSLDQVRYRAGQEGLAWSSSRADGQFFPLLSSGARVQWRLQLDDGRWVEQWHGASANRPRLLEMQVRDRALGSVTRFWRLP comes from the coding sequence ATGACGGCGCCATCGGCCAGGCAGCAGGGCATGACCCTGATCGAGTTGCTGGTGGCCATGAGCCTGATGGCCATCCTGTCCGTGCTGGGTTACCAGGGCTTCAGTGCCCTGCTGATCGCCCGTGAACGGTTGCTGTCGGTCTCGGCGCAATGGGTCGATCTGGCCCGGGTGTTCGCCCGCGTGGGTCATGATCTTGATCGCCTGCCCCCCCTGGATGGCGCGGATCCCCGGCCCCGCCTGCTGCTGCAGGGCGAACCCACGAATCAGGTGCTGAGCGTCTGGCTGCCCGGCACGCCCTCGCCCGGCAGCCTGGACCAGGTACGCTATCGCGCCGGTCAGGAAGGCCTGGCCTGGTCCAGCAGCCGTGCCGACGGCCAGTTCTTTCCCCTGTTGTCTTCCGGCGCCCGGGTGCAGTGGCGCCTGCAACTGGATGACGGGCGCTGGGTCGAGCAGTGGCACGGCGCTTCGGCCAACCGGCCTCGTTTGCTGGAAATGCAGGTGCGCGACCGTGCCCTGGGCAGCGTGACACGCTTCTGGCGGTTGCCATGA
- the gspI gene encoding type II secretion system minor pseudopilin GspI — MRQQGFTLLEVLVALAITAIALSALLRVSGLAAENSMVLRERMLAGWVAEDHLALLQTAGTPPVPGLQQGSVELDERRWYWRQQVSPLFEGSLLRIEVSVQADAGRDYPLARLVAYLPGARS, encoded by the coding sequence ATGAGGCAGCAAGGCTTTACCCTGCTGGAGGTACTGGTGGCACTGGCGATTACCGCCATTGCCCTGTCGGCCCTGCTGCGAGTCAGCGGTCTGGCCGCCGAGAACAGTATGGTACTGCGCGAGCGCATGCTGGCAGGCTGGGTGGCCGAAGATCATCTCGCCCTGCTGCAGACGGCAGGGACGCCACCGGTCCCTGGTCTGCAGCAAGGTAGTGTCGAGCTGGACGAGCGGCGCTGGTATTGGCGCCAGCAGGTTTCTCCTTTGTTCGAAGGCAGCTTGCTGCGGATCGAGGTCAGCGTGCAGGCCGATGCCGGGCGGGATTATCCCCTGGCACGGTTAGTGGCCTATTTGCCGGGGGCGCGCTCATGA